The Terriglobales bacterium nucleotide sequence ATCGAGAATGATCGTGTGCAGGCACATGCCGCCCGCGCCCGGCTGCCACTTCGGACCTGAACCGTGACCCCGCAGGCCAGCCAGCTCTTGCCAAGTGTTCCCGCCGTCCTTCGATTCGAACAGAGCCGCGTCCTCAATTCCGGCGTACACCGTATCGGGATCCGTCAGCGACGGTTCCAGATGCCAGACTCGCTTGAACTCCCACGGATGTGGCGTGCCGTCATACCACTGGTGCGTCCCCGGGACACCGTCGTAGACAAACTTATTGCCCACCGGCTCCCAGGTTTGTCCGCCATCGTTGGAGCGCTGCATCTGCTGCCCGAACCAGCCGCTCGACTGCGATGCATAAATTCGATTGGGATTCACAGGCGATCCCTTCAGGTGATACATCTCCCAGCCGGCAAAAAACGGCCCGCTGATCTCCCATTTTTCCCGTTTGCCGTCTGACGTAAGAATGAATGCGCCTTTACGTGTTCCCACCAGAACGCGTACTTTGCTCATACCTCACCCCTCAATGATTTTGTGAATTCGAGCAATCGTCCTTTCCCTTACTTCATTGACTGGGCACTGCGCCACAATCCCATCATCCGTCCTTCCGGATCGGTGAAGAGCGTGAACGACCCCATCCCGGGCACTTCCTGCTCCTCGACGCAAATCTTGCCGCCTTCGGCAACAATACGCTTGCGGTAAGTCGCCAAGTCATCCACGGCGATGTAGAACGTCATGTCGCCGGGCCAGGGGCCTTCGCGGTCCGGTTTTAGAATGCCGCCGTTGATGCCACCTTCACCTCCGGTGTCAACCAGACGATAGTTCATCTCCGGCATGTTCTGGATTTTCCAATCAAAGATTTTCTCGTAAAAAGCCGCGACTTTCTCAGGATCCTTGGACATCAGCTCCCAATGAACAACAGGTTTGCCCATGATGATCTCTTCTCCTTTGCGGTGATTCAGGAAATAGATTCAGGGGATAGGGACCTGCGTTGTAAGCGGCCCCGTCTTTGAGCTCTCTTGCCGCGAGCAACGCAGGTCTCCCTCGTATCTTCACCTCTATCTTTTGTCTTTTGCTTTCGGTTTAGGCAGCCTTTTTCAGCTGCGACTCCATTTGCTTCATGAATTCACGCATGGCGGTGAGGTGACCGGGTGAGCGCTTTTCCACCCAGGTCTCATACCGCTGCGCAGCCTTTTCCATTTGCGCCAGGTAGCCCTTGTAGGCGAACTTTTCGCGGAAAAGTGGAACGACGATCTTCACGCGCTCCCAAACTCCGAAGAACTCGCCACTGGTTTCGAAGAACAGATCCTCGTGGAGCAGGCCGTAGTTGAGCAAGGCACATGCCTGTTCCCAATAGCTGACTACCATGGCCGCGAATGCGCCAGTTTCGGTTCCCGGCGCAGCCAGGCGCATGGCGTCATCGAGGTTGTTCACAAAGTAGTTCTTGAAGAACCAGTCGCGTGCCTGGCGCAAACGTGCCTCACGCCGCATCTCGTAAAGCTGCAGTTGGAGTTGTGCTTGTTCGTGCGTCGGCTTTGTTTCCATACTGTATCTCCCTCTTATGTTTTTGTGGTTGTTATGAATTAACTACTCCTCAGTTTCAGACTTGGCACCCGGGTGACCTCCAGATGTCAGCCTCCTTCTAACGACGATCACACTCACTATAAATCGACCTGTATCCAGAGAATTTTTGGATCGAAATGTTGCGTGTTACCGCTTCAGTTCTTGGGGAAATTGGGATCCGCTTTCACTTCCAGGATTTGTTTGGTATGCCGCTCGCTGTGTGCTCCCATGAACAGCAGCCATTCGTAGGCGTCTAACTGCCCCAGCGGACTATCACCAACGTGTTCCCGCAAGTCGGGAGTCGATTCCAGGAAAGCAATCGTTCGGGCTCGGCTCTTCTGAAAGTGATCAAGGCTTTCCGCGGGTGTCCAGCGAGCGGTGGGCCTGGCTCCTTCCGGCGCCTGCCTCTTATTGGTGCGATCCGGAACCAGGGCCAAAACCATGGCATCAATTTTGGCGGTGTCGCGATCGCCAGGTCCCGCCAGCGCTTTCATTACCTTGTCCGTGACATTCTGGAAGGTAAAGTCTTCCACCAGAACGATATGTTCCAGCACCTCCGCAACCGACCACCGGTCCGGTGCCGGCTTGAATTTCATCTGCGCCTCCGAAAGGCCCTGCGTTGCCGCAATCACGCCGTCACGAGTTTGCTGCAGGTACGTTTCCGCCTTATCACGGTCGGCTGAAGTGAGCGTTTGACTGAATACCGCAGCGCTCGCCAGCAGCACAACGCAGAAGAGTAGCGATGCTTTCCTCATCGTGTTTTCTCCTTGGCTTTCGTAAGACGCAGGACTTGTAAGACATAAATCGGCCCCGGAAATCGCTAATCCTGAACTGGCCTGCGGACATCGCGTCTACTCGCGCACTCGAACGGCAGGTGCGCCCGCCCTTCGGCCTCTGACCCCACCTCGATCGACTCTTCTCTCCACGAATGACGGTATCAGTGGAGTCGCATCTCGCTCTTTCCACCGTCTTCTGGCTTCCGCCAGCACCCACTCCCGGTTCTTTTCCATCCTGGCGATGAGTGCGCAGGGAGCCGCGGTCTGCTGGTGGCGCGCACCCCAAATAAGTAGCTCGAGCATTACTGGCGCCAGATCAATTCCCTTCTCCGTAAGCCGGTAATTTACCCTTCGCCCATCGCTTTCTTCCGGTTCTGGAGAAATAATCCCTGCGGCTTCAAGTTTTTTTAGACGATCTGCGAGAACATTGGTTGCGATTCCCTCGCCCGCTTCCTGGAATTGCTTGAAGGTGCGGAATCCACGAACCATCAGATCCCGGATGATGAGCAGCGACCAGCGATCCCCGAACACCTCAAGGGAAACACTCACGGGACAGCCGGAGCGCGGCTTTGACTTAGGCCTCCGATGCACTGCGATACCTTAACAGATGTCACTTGCAAAAAGCAAGCGATAGGAAAGGGTCGGTTGAGGGGGAAAAGCGGTGGAGGGCGATGCCCGCTGCTCATCGCCCTCTCCCTATC carries:
- a CDS encoding VOC family protein, which codes for MGKPVVHWELMSKDPEKVAAFYEKIFDWKIQNMPEMNYRLVDTGGEGGINGGILKPDREGPWPGDMTFYIAVDDLATYRKRIVAEGGKICVEEQEVPGMGSFTLFTDPEGRMMGLWRSAQSMK
- a CDS encoding DinB family protein gives rise to the protein MRKASLLFCVVLLASAAVFSQTLTSADRDKAETYLQQTRDGVIAATQGLSEAQMKFKPAPDRWSVAEVLEHIVLVEDFTFQNVTDKVMKALAGPGDRDTAKIDAMVLALVPDRTNKRQAPEGARPTARWTPAESLDHFQKSRARTIAFLESTPDLREHVGDSPLGQLDAYEWLLFMGAHSERHTKQILEVKADPNFPKN
- a CDS encoding helix-turn-helix domain-containing protein, which gives rise to MSVSLEVFGDRWSLLIIRDLMVRGFRTFKQFQEAGEGIATNVLADRLKKLEAAGIISPEPEESDGRRVNYRLTEKGIDLAPVMLELLIWGARHQQTAAPCALIARMEKNREWVLAEARRRWKERDATPLIPSFVERRVDRGGVRGRRAGAPAVRVRE